The Faecalibacterium sp. I3-3-89 sequence GCCCGCAACGAGCGGGTAATCGATCTCCGGGCGGCGCAGCAGCTCTTCGGCAATGCCGCCCTCTGCGGCCGGGGCAAGGCCCGCCGCCTTCATGGCTTCCTGCAGGTCTGCCGTCCGCAGATGGGCGTCATGCAGGCGGCGGCGCTCGGTGTCCAGCACCGCCTGCGTCTGCTGGTACTTTGTCCAGCGGTCGTCCTGCACGAGGCCGTACTCCCTGCCGATGGGCGTCAGACGGGTGTCGGCATTGTCCTGCCGGAGGGTCAGCCGGTACTCGCTGCGGCTGGTCATCATCCGGTAGGGGTCCATGACGCCCTTGGTCACGAGGTCGTCCACCAGTGTGCCGAGATAGCTGGACTGCCGGGGCAGGATCAGCTGGCTCTCGCCCAGCGCCTTCCGGGCGGCGTTCAGACCGGCCAGAAGTCCCTGCGCGGCTGCCTCCTCATAGCCAGAGGTGCCATTGAACTGTCCCGCGCCGTAGAGGCCTCGCACCACCTTGCTTTCCAGCGTAGCCTCAAGGCTCGTGGGGTCTACGCAGTCGTATTCGATGGCATAAGCCGGGCGCATGATCTCGATCTGCTCAAAGCCCTTGATGCTCCGGTAGAATGCATTCTGCACGTCCTCCGGCAGGCTGCTGGACGCGCCCTGCAAGTACATCTCCTCGGTGTTCTCGCCGCAGGGTTCCACAAAGATGGGGTGACGCTCCTTCCCTGCGAACCGCACCACCTTGTCCTCGATGGACGGGCAGTAGCGCGGGCCGACGCCCTCGATCATGCCGCCGTAGAGGGGGCTGCGCTGGATGTTGTCCAGAATGATCCGATGGGTCTCGGGGTTGGTGTAGGCGATCCAGCACTCCACCTTATTGTGCATGGGCGCATCGGTCATAAAGCTGAAAGGCTGTAGCTCGTTGTCCGGGTCTCCGGGCTGGCATTCCAGCTGGGAGAAGTCAATGCTCCGCCGATGCACCCGGGCAGGCGTACCGGTCTTGAACCGGCGCAGCGGCAGACCGGCGGCTTTCAGGCTCTCAGTCAGGGCGTTGGCGGCGTGCATCCCGTCGGGGCCGGAGGCATACCACGCATCGCCCACAAAAATTTTGCCGCCGAGGTTGGTGCCGGTGGCGATGACCACACATTTTGCACCATATTCCCCGTTCAGCTGGGTGACAACGCCCTTCACGCGACCATCCTCCACCTCGACAGAGACCACCTCTGCCTGATGGATGGCAAGGCCCGGCGTCAGCTCAAGGGCGTGCTTCATATATTCGTGGTAGCGCTTGCGGTCGGTCTGGACGCGCAGGGCGTGAACGGCAGGGCCTTTGCCCTTGTTGAGCATCCGGCTCTGTAAATAGGTGGCGTCTGCCGCCAGACCCATCACGCCGCCCAGTGCATCTAATTCGCGTACCAGCGTACCTTTTGCCGTTCCGCCGATGCTGGGGTTGCAGGGCATATTGCCGATGGCGTCCAGACTCAGGGTGAACACTGCCGTTTTTGCGCCCAGCATCGCGGCGGCGTGGGCCGCTTCGATGCCCGCATGACCGGCACCGATGACGATAACGTCGTAGTCTCCTAAATGGTTCATTGCTGTCTATTTTTCCTCGATCGATTTTTCGTAAAGCGAAGTTCTTTTTGTATACCAGAATAGAACCAGAAATGGTTCTCGCGCTGGGGCAGATTGCTGTTGCAGTAGGGCTAGGTTTTCTTTAAGTGGGATTTCGCGCTGGTGGCGCGGGAGTAGAGCGCGGTTACGCGGGGTTAAGTTCTCTTTTGCGTGCCAAAAGAGAACCAGAAAAGCACCCGCTACTTTCGAGGCGCGGGAGGCACGAGAAAGGGGCTGCTCGCCCCTTTCAGACCCCAAAGGAGTTGTCGAAGCACAAAAATGCTAGCCGCTTCGCTAAACGCATTTTTTGTACTTCTCCGGTTTACGGCTCCGCCGATGGTGTTACGTTTCAGCAGGACTTCACGTCCTGCAAGGGCGTAAAGTCTGCTGCGAAGCAGCAAATGGGAGAAACGAGAAAAAAGCGTTAAGCGCAGCGGCTAGCTTTTTTCCGTTTCGACTTCCACATTGGAATTGTTAAGGGCGAGCAGCCCTTAACTCGTTGCGGGGAGAGTGGAGTCCAGAGGTAGGGAGGGGGGAGTCGAAACACCCCTCCCTGCCTCTGGCCCGCGCGGAGCGCAAGCCACTTGACCGAAAGAAAAAACTGCCCCGCGCTACCAGCGCGCGAACCTGCTTAAAGAGAACTCAACCGCGCGCTCTCCCCTCTGACCATCCCTTTTACTTCCCCACACAGAATCTTTCAAACACCTCATTGATGACCGCCTCCGAGGCATTCTCCCCGGTCAGCTCACAGAGGGCGTCCAGCGCATCGTCCACACAGACCGACACAGCATCCAGCCCCAGCCCCTGTGCGGCGTCCAGCGCACCGGACACCGCATCCCGGGCGCGGGTGGCAGCGGAGAGCTGCCGCTGCCCCGAGAGGCTGGCGGCATGGGGGTCGATCTGGCTCGTGCCCAGCAGACGGGCCACAGCCGCTGCGATGACCTTCCGCGCCCCCTCCTCCTGACAGCAGACCGGCAGCACCATCGCAAAATAGGGTGCGATCCACTCGGCATCGAACTGGGAG is a genomic window containing:
- the mnmG gene encoding tRNA uridine-5-carboxymethylaminomethyl(34) synthesis enzyme MnmG yields the protein MNHLGDYDVIVIGAGHAGIEAAHAAAMLGAKTAVFTLSLDAIGNMPCNPSIGGTAKGTLVRELDALGGVMGLAADATYLQSRMLNKGKGPAVHALRVQTDRKRYHEYMKHALELTPGLAIHQAEVVSVEVEDGRVKGVVTQLNGEYGAKCVVIATGTNLGGKIFVGDAWYASGPDGMHAANALTESLKAAGLPLRRFKTGTPARVHRRSIDFSQLECQPGDPDNELQPFSFMTDAPMHNKVECWIAYTNPETHRIILDNIQRSPLYGGMIEGVGPRYCPSIEDKVVRFAGKERHPIFVEPCGENTEEMYLQGASSSLPEDVQNAFYRSIKGFEQIEIMRPAYAIEYDCVDPTSLEATLESKVVRGLYGAGQFNGTSGYEEAAAQGLLAGLNAARKALGESQLILPRQSSYLGTLVDDLVTKGVMDPYRMMTSRSEYRLTLRQDNADTRLTPIGREYGLVQDDRWTKYQQTQAVLDTERRRLHDAHLRTADLQEAMKAAGLAPAAEGGIAEELLRRPEIDYPLVAGIIGWGEGVTPMLAERLETEIKYAGYIARQDRMIYEVARHEKTLIPEDFSYEGLTGLTLEAREKLARIRPKNLGQAGRIPGVSPSDVAQLSIALAANNAKA